The Prevotella sp. E9-3 genome has a window encoding:
- a CDS encoding glycosyltransferase family 2 protein encodes MIGMNLWWILYIIDGLLFTVAALTVLYLFIFAIASLFYKHDEINRAKRQNRFIIIIPSYRRDDVIMQSVNSILGQTYPQRLFDIVVVSDHQSEMTNMRLAQLPITLLTPDFIESSKAKSLQYAILNLPKFKIYDAVLILDADNLVEPEFLEQANDAYESAGTKAIQMHRLTRNRDTSMSRLDSIFEEIDNSIFRLGHNVLGFSSALNGSGMIYDFEWFKSAIMKVKTSGEDKELEAMLLRDGIFIEFFSNIYVYDEKTRNMAAFNRQRGRWAATQLHILLNNLPYLPSAILNRRYDLIDKLLQWILVPRTILMGVIMVMSITLPFIYFSLAIKWWIAAAVIMFAFSVATPDHLVDKNWDRDFLRAPIVILWGLANIVWIGIKEMSSRILSARKAIRRNFIHTK; translated from the coding sequence ATGATTGGAATGAATTTGTGGTGGATTCTATATATCATCGACGGATTACTTTTTACCGTTGCAGCGCTTACGGTGCTTTACCTTTTCATATTCGCCATTGCATCCCTTTTCTATAAGCATGACGAGATAAACAGAGCCAAACGCCAGAACCGCTTTATCATCATCATCCCCTCTTACCGCAGAGACGATGTTATTATGCAGTCGGTCAATTCCATCCTTGGACAGACCTACCCTCAGCGATTGTTCGATATTGTGGTAGTCTCCGACCATCAGTCTGAAATGACCAACATGCGATTGGCCCAACTTCCGATCACCTTGCTCACACCAGATTTTATAGAGAGTTCGAAAGCGAAATCACTTCAATATGCCATTCTGAACCTGCCAAAATTCAAGATTTACGATGCCGTTTTGATTCTTGATGCTGACAACCTTGTTGAGCCGGAATTCCTGGAACAGGCCAACGATGCATACGAATCGGCAGGTACAAAGGCCATCCAGATGCACCGTTTAACACGCAACCGCGACACCTCCATGTCACGTCTTGACTCTATTTTTGAAGAAATCGACAATTCAATTTTCCGTTTGGGCCACAATGTGCTGGGATTCTCTTCTGCACTGAACGGCTCGGGTATGATATATGATTTTGAATGGTTCAAATCAGCTATCATGAAAGTAAAGACCAGCGGTGAGGACAAAGAGCTGGAAGCAATGTTATTGCGTGACGGTATCTTTATCGAGTTTTTCTCAAACATTTATGTCTATGACGAGAAAACGCGTAACATGGCAGCATTCAACCGTCAGCGCGGCCGTTGGGCAGCCACCCAATTACATATATTGCTGAACAACTTACCCTATTTGCCGTCAGCAATTCTGAACCGTCGCTATGACCTTATAGACAAACTTCTACAATGGATTCTTGTGCCTCGCACCATCCTTATGGGAGTTATTATGGTGATGAGTATTACTCTCCCATTCATCTACTTCTCATTAGCCATCAAATGGTGGATAGCAGCGGCCGTCATAATGTTTGCATTCTCTGTAGCCACACCCGACCACTTGGTTGACAAGAATTGGGACCGCGATTTCCTACGTGCGCCTATTGTCATTCTATGGGGACTGGCTAATATCGTATGGATTGGCATTAAAGAGATGAGCAGTCGTATCCTTTCGGCAAGGAAAGCGATTAGGAGGAACTTTATTCATACCAAGTAG
- a CDS encoding SGNH/GDSL hydrolase family protein: MNKRIRIALTGISTLAVIVIAAALYDYYTCAQERFPYHIKKSQSDTLRIAFIGDSWAFMHREYDAATSQYLSQSLNHPVRLMSFGICGLTSSEIYENIFENDSLKDFLSIGHDYCILSAGINDTYKKMSPTYYSKSIEHISNFLLYNDISPIIIDIPDYDIYKAYEHQKTSRKIIRQLSMLINGLPIDCKNIYRDELYELTSSHKYRGKIKVIPFKLWNGNYTSDQELYYRSDGMHLNRKGYERLFECLPEVLQTNTYSVPY, encoded by the coding sequence ATGAACAAGCGTATCCGTATCGCTCTAACAGGCATATCAACCCTTGCCGTCATCGTTATAGCTGCAGCATTATACGATTACTATACGTGTGCACAAGAAAGATTTCCATACCATATCAAGAAGTCTCAAAGTGACACACTTCGTATAGCATTTATCGGAGACAGCTGGGCATTCATGCATCGGGAATACGATGCTGCCACAAGCCAGTATCTTTCTCAAAGTCTTAACCACCCGGTCAGACTGATGTCATTTGGTATTTGCGGACTAACCAGTAGTGAGATTTATGAAAATATATTCGAGAACGATTCCCTCAAGGACTTTCTGTCAATCGGCCACGACTACTGTATTCTTTCAGCCGGAATAAACGATACATACAAGAAAATGTCTCCTACATATTATTCCAAAAGCATTGAGCACATCAGCAATTTTCTCCTTTACAACGACATCAGCCCCATCATTATCGATATTCCGGATTATGATATATACAAGGCTTACGAACACCAAAAGACATCCAGGAAAATCATTCGCCAGCTATCCATGCTTATCAATGGCTTGCCTATTGACTGCAAGAACATCTACCGTGATGAGTTATACGAACTAACCTCAAGCCACAAATATAGAGGAAAAATAAAAGTCATCCCATTCAAGCTATGGAACGGCAATTATACAAGCGATCAAGAGCTTTACTACAGGAGTGACGGTATGCACCTGAACCGAAAAGGCTATGAGCGCCTCTTTGAATGTCTTCCAGAAGTATTACAAACGAATACTTATTCTGTTCCGTACTAA
- a CDS encoding acyltransferase family protein encodes MIQDNFKIRLSNTISWLRLPLIIAIIMLHCYSVVRLDGVASSAYFKFLYPFSLWIGETAVPAFFFISGFLFFASRKDYVQKVKTRISSLLVPYILWNSLLILLYISFLLLGYPQDICGKSIADYGIIDYLRLFWDRGTYDNGNFTPILCPLWYIRNLFLVTLSAPIFYYAIKYLRELFLVVTFAWWISTYHNAFIEQTIFFFSLGAYFPIHDKNPLRIVCSYPSLFFTISILLGMADILTHTLWSTSANLQIHRLAIITNIPVLLYLGDYFSNHGHTFSKLSQATFFIYCSHYPIVLFLRKACIGLLPQASAFTHIALYFACVILTTIICYALFRATRLFFPKFNNLLSGNR; translated from the coding sequence ATGATTCAAGACAACTTCAAAATTCGCCTATCCAACACCATCTCATGGCTACGTCTTCCTCTGATCATCGCAATCATCATGCTTCATTGCTATTCAGTAGTGCGTCTAGATGGTGTAGCTTCTTCAGCCTATTTTAAGTTCCTTTATCCTTTTTCTTTATGGATTGGTGAGACTGCAGTTCCAGCATTTTTCTTTATTTCAGGTTTCCTGTTTTTCGCCAGTCGCAAGGATTATGTTCAAAAGGTCAAGACCCGAATTTCTTCACTTCTTGTACCTTACATTCTTTGGAACAGCCTCTTGATTCTACTTTACATATCATTTCTTCTTTTGGGCTATCCTCAAGACATCTGCGGAAAGAGCATAGCAGACTATGGAATCATAGACTACCTCCGTCTGTTTTGGGATCGCGGAACGTACGACAATGGCAACTTCACCCCTATATTATGCCCATTATGGTACATCAGGAATCTGTTTCTTGTAACACTCTCAGCCCCTATTTTCTACTATGCCATTAAATATCTTCGTGAACTGTTTCTGGTGGTGACTTTTGCATGGTGGATTTCAACCTACCACAATGCGTTTATAGAACAGACCATTTTCTTTTTCAGCCTTGGAGCATACTTTCCCATACACGACAAGAATCCCTTGAGAATAGTGTGCAGCTACCCATCACTATTCTTTACTATATCTATCCTACTGGGCATGGCTGATATCCTGACCCATACCCTATGGTCCACATCTGCCAATCTGCAGATACACCGTCTTGCAATTATCACCAATATTCCTGTTCTTCTCTATCTTGGTGACTATTTCAGCAATCACGGGCACACATTCTCAAAACTTTCACAAGCCACCTTTTTTATTTACTGCTCACACTACCCCATTGTTCTCTTTCTCAGAAAAGCCTGCATCGGCCTACTTCCCCAGGCTTCAGCCTTTACACACATCGCTTTATACTTTGCATGTGTAATATTAACGACCATTATCTGTTACGCTCTATTTAGGGCCACGCGCCTATTCTTTCCGAAATTCAACAATCTTCTATCTGGTAATCGATGA
- a CDS encoding glycosyltransferase family 2 protein: MNQEHNISIITVNYNGYEDTCSLIDSVVSNHIEAEIIVVDNGSKKDEASKIQIRYPFVKAIRSDENLGFAGGNNLGIKAATGKYLFFLNNDTEFRGDATEINNGISSLIRTLESSKTIGMVCPKIRFSWDDSPIQFAGYTPLSPITLRNASIGYGEAERGQYNTAHPTPYAHGAAMIAKREAVDSAGLMPECYFLYYEELDWSMMFKNAGYVIWYDPSLTIYHKESRSTGQNSPLKTYYLTRNRLLFIQRNIPRRLHFISYLYMTLMVAPRDILKNIIKGDFAQLKSIRRGIYDFYTNRQGYRKL; encoded by the coding sequence TTGAATCAAGAGCATAACATATCTATCATCACAGTCAATTACAATGGCTACGAAGACACCTGTAGCCTTATTGACTCGGTTGTCTCAAACCATATTGAGGCAGAAATTATTGTTGTGGACAATGGCTCAAAGAAAGATGAAGCATCGAAGATTCAAATTCGTTATCCTTTTGTAAAAGCGATTCGAAGCGATGAGAATCTTGGTTTTGCGGGGGGAAATAATCTTGGCATTAAGGCTGCAACAGGCAAATATCTCTTTTTCCTGAATAACGACACCGAATTCAGGGGTGATGCCACAGAAATAAACAATGGTATATCATCTTTGATCCGAACGCTCGAATCATCAAAAACGATTGGCATGGTTTGTCCGAAAATCCGTTTTTCTTGGGACGACTCCCCCATACAGTTTGCCGGTTACACTCCATTATCACCTATCACGCTCCGTAATGCCTCTATCGGCTATGGTGAAGCCGAGCGGGGACAATACAACACCGCCCACCCTACTCCTTACGCACACGGTGCTGCCATGATAGCCAAGCGTGAAGCAGTCGATTCAGCCGGCCTCATGCCAGAATGTTATTTCCTTTACTACGAGGAACTTGACTGGTCGATGATGTTTAAGAATGCCGGTTATGTGATATGGTATGACCCATCATTAACCATCTATCACAAGGAGAGCCGTTCTACGGGGCAGAACAGTCCACTAAAGACCTACTATCTCACGCGCAACCGCCTGTTGTTCATTCAGCGTAACATACCACGCCGTCTCCATTTTATCAGCTATCTGTACATGACATTAATGGTGGCGCCACGAGATATTTTGAAGAATATCATCAAAGGCGATTTTGCGCAACTTAAATCTATCCGCAGAGGTATTTACGACTTCTATACCAACCGGCAAGGGTATCGCAAACTATAA
- a CDS encoding O-antigen ligase family protein: MKRSASITKDLNGGRVFLLLLLFAFALYLFVSAGFPAFAAVCMLPLVVITIIFAFRKQSSLFWILFIVNYFLHFAGRHHYLPNGIPMSLYNEGIEVMLLIMAVIMAPGEKKFSKAINPMLLAILLWCSLGFVELFNDTCGLGYDVAAWFAGFRLLCIQFIWTLLVYTIYINSPQKIHTLLKIWAFLALFSAYWTFKQKIFGFTQAENVWLQTAGRTHIIQGGTLTRYFSTFSDAANYGCNAAATAVLFMVVGITSRIKKDKIFFILTSLAVIWGMFQSGTRTAIICLGMGFMVFIVLSKSFKIAIPSIAIFSLFAVILIFTNIGNGNQQIRRMRSAFNSEDASTATRDINQAVMKKYLADAPWGIGIGTGMENVPANNKFRKLSTMPPDSEYVFIWIRTGAIGVSIFAISMVIMFLGACRVVFFEIKNRALMGIGAGVCSAFAAMQLGGIGNQVLMQYPNGLLFFGALAVVYTLPYIEPEWEKFELERLNKEKEKQEKKLAKKLESRA, encoded by the coding sequence ATGAAGAGAAGCGCAAGTATAACAAAAGACTTAAACGGAGGAAGAGTATTTTTACTCTTACTCCTTTTTGCTTTTGCCCTTTATCTATTTGTCAGCGCAGGCTTCCCAGCATTTGCAGCAGTATGCATGCTGCCATTAGTCGTCATAACGATTATTTTCGCTTTCAGAAAACAGTCTTCATTATTTTGGATACTGTTCATCGTAAACTATTTTCTACACTTTGCCGGCCGCCATCACTACCTACCGAATGGCATACCCATGTCATTGTACAATGAAGGCATCGAAGTTATGCTTCTCATCATGGCAGTGATAATGGCACCAGGTGAAAAGAAATTCAGCAAGGCTATCAATCCTATGCTTTTAGCCATTCTTTTATGGTGCAGTTTGGGATTTGTTGAATTATTCAATGACACGTGTGGATTAGGCTATGACGTAGCAGCCTGGTTTGCAGGTTTTCGATTACTATGTATTCAGTTCATCTGGACACTACTTGTATATACCATCTATATTAACTCCCCACAAAAAATCCACACTCTCCTAAAGATATGGGCTTTCCTTGCACTATTCTCTGCCTATTGGACATTTAAGCAGAAGATTTTTGGATTTACCCAAGCGGAGAATGTATGGTTGCAGACAGCAGGTAGAACACACATCATTCAGGGTGGAACACTGACTCGATATTTTTCAACTTTCTCCGATGCGGCCAATTATGGCTGTAATGCCGCAGCTACCGCAGTACTTTTTATGGTTGTTGGTATTACCTCACGCATCAAGAAAGACAAAATATTTTTCATTCTCACAAGCCTTGCTGTCATCTGGGGAATGTTTCAATCTGGTACCCGTACAGCAATTATTTGTTTGGGCATGGGTTTCATGGTATTCATTGTTCTCTCAAAATCATTCAAAATTGCAATCCCCTCTATCGCGATATTCTCATTATTTGCAGTAATACTCATTTTTACCAATATTGGCAATGGCAACCAGCAGATACGACGAATGCGATCAGCGTTTAATTCTGAGGACGCTTCTACTGCAACGCGAGATATCAACCAGGCAGTCATGAAAAAATACCTGGCCGATGCGCCATGGGGTATTGGCATTGGAACTGGTATGGAAAATGTCCCTGCCAACAATAAATTCCGCAAATTATCTACAATGCCCCCCGACTCAGAATACGTATTTATATGGATACGCACTGGCGCCATCGGTGTTTCAATATTCGCTATCTCCATGGTTATCATGTTCTTGGGGGCTTGTCGAGTTGTATTTTTTGAGATAAAGAACAGGGCATTAATGGGTATAGGAGCAGGGGTTTGCAGTGCCTTTGCTGCCATGCAACTTGGCGGTATCGGCAACCAGGTGTTGATGCAGTACCCCAATGGCTTATTATTCTTTGGCGCACTTGCCGTTGTCTATACACTACCCTATATAGAACCGGAATGGGAAAAATTCGAATTAGAGCGATTAAATAAAGAAAAAGAGAAACAAGAAAAGAAACTAGCCAAGAAACTTGAATCAAGAGCATAA
- a CDS encoding TolC family protein: MRLSRIFSFVLFALIISTRSMAQGQLDDSGISAGFFDSSFENDINFSDFHLPPLGVLFENAKSNPNILQMAKKQEIAQADVIKQKKHIFSYINGHASYSYGKTDMWGNNSSTYNTMIYQFQGSEQSYWNVGVNVSVPLEDLLDLGHSVKRMRLKVEDAQYAKDAAYDDLKLQIATLYIRITNNLNALKTAGISAAIYQGANQLEEEDFHQGNMQIGEYAYSSLQGQSAVNNYQSLLTSITTDIVTLEILSHTPILTNTTTEITLESGIYKSEKQIQKENKAAEKRMQEKFDAEERQIEELKKEEQKKIEKEKAEKEKAERERALKEKAEKEKAEKEKAMNK; the protein is encoded by the coding sequence ATGAGACTATCCCGAATCTTTTCATTTGTGCTGTTTGCACTGATCATCTCTACTCGTTCCATGGCTCAGGGCCAATTGGACGACAGCGGTATCAGTGCAGGTTTCTTTGACTCCAGCTTTGAGAACGACATTAACTTTTCAGACTTCCACCTGCCCCCGTTAGGTGTGCTTTTCGAAAATGCCAAGTCAAACCCAAATATTCTCCAGATGGCGAAGAAACAGGAAATTGCCCAAGCAGATGTGATAAAGCAGAAGAAACACATATTCTCTTATATCAACGGGCATGCCAGCTACAGTTATGGTAAAACAGACATGTGGGGAAACAACTCTTCAACTTACAACACTATGATCTATCAGTTCCAAGGCTCAGAACAGAGCTATTGGAACGTTGGTGTAAACGTAAGTGTTCCATTAGAAGACCTTTTGGATTTAGGACATTCTGTAAAACGTATGCGACTGAAGGTTGAAGATGCGCAATATGCAAAAGATGCTGCCTATGATGATTTAAAACTTCAGATTGCGACCCTCTATATTCGCATCACCAACAACCTTAATGCCTTGAAAACTGCAGGTATCAGTGCTGCTATCTATCAAGGTGCCAACCAATTGGAAGAAGAAGACTTCCACCAAGGCAACATGCAAATTGGTGAGTATGCTTATAGTAGTTTGCAGGGACAAAGCGCTGTAAACAACTATCAGTCACTTCTTACCAGTATTACAACAGATATCGTGACGCTTGAAATTCTCAGTCATACTCCTATTCTGACTAATACTACTACTGAGATAACACTCGAAAGTGGTATCTATAAGTCAGAGAAACAAATTCAGAAGGAAAACAAAGCTGCTGAAAAACGCATGCAAGAAAAGTTTGATGCAGAGGAACGCCAGATTGAAGAGTTAAAGAAAGAAGAGCAGAAGAAGATCGAAAAAGAAAAGGCGGAGAAAGAAAAGGCTGAAAGAGAGAGGGCCTTGAAAGAAAAAGCTGAAAAAGAGAAAGCCGAAAAAGAAAAGGCTATGAATAAATAA
- a CDS encoding sugar transferase, with translation MIGIVYLGNNPQTEERLKYIPGRQVRLTKNYKEAALACISRMPNEHFIVFYEKNVRTEDVTAITYLRKNCKNVYIILLTTPMTTEERQVYQKCGINDTLDLGASVTDLNKKLQFICDRESLLFDNEVSKQKILRFKIPVWKRSFDIIVSFFAIIFLSPILIITALAIKIEDPKGKILYKSKRVGTNYTIFDFLKFRSMYSDADKRLHELSKTNNQYAEQNVENPKTVITSPLGEKAEQMMFEEGLESEMMISDDEVMLVGDDFVVSETDFNKQKEDDINNAFVKIENDPRITKVGRFIRKTSIDELPQLFNILKGDMSIVGNRPLPLYEAEKLTADSSIDRFMAPAGLTGLWQVEERGKGGNMSAEERKQLDILYGQTYNFALDMKIIWRTLFAFVQAENV, from the coding sequence ATGATAGGTATTGTGTACTTGGGGAACAATCCCCAAACGGAAGAACGTCTTAAATACATTCCTGGTCGTCAAGTCCGATTGACCAAGAACTATAAGGAAGCTGCCTTAGCGTGTATCTCACGCATGCCAAACGAGCATTTCATCGTATTCTACGAGAAGAATGTTCGTACTGAAGACGTAACAGCGATTACCTACCTGCGCAAGAACTGCAAGAATGTTTATATTATTCTGCTGACCACTCCCATGACTACAGAAGAACGCCAGGTATATCAGAAGTGCGGTATCAATGACACCCTGGACCTAGGTGCTTCAGTAACAGACTTAAACAAAAAGCTGCAGTTCATTTGCGACCGTGAGAGTTTGTTGTTCGACAATGAAGTTTCAAAGCAAAAGATACTTCGTTTCAAAATTCCTGTATGGAAACGTTCTTTTGATATTATTGTATCTTTCTTTGCAATTATTTTTTTATCACCTATTTTAATTATTACAGCGCTTGCCATTAAGATTGAAGATCCAAAGGGTAAAATACTGTATAAATCAAAACGAGTAGGTACCAATTACACTATATTTGACTTCTTAAAGTTCCGCTCAATGTATAGCGATGCGGACAAGCGACTGCATGAACTAAGCAAGACAAACAATCAGTATGCAGAGCAGAATGTCGAGAACCCGAAGACTGTCATCACATCACCATTAGGCGAAAAGGCTGAACAAATGATGTTTGAAGAAGGTCTCGAATCGGAAATGATGATTAGTGATGATGAGGTAATGCTTGTCGGAGATGATTTTGTCGTTTCGGAGACAGACTTTAATAAGCAGAAAGAAGATGATATCAACAATGCTTTTGTAAAGATAGAAAACGACCCCCGAATCACTAAAGTTGGTCGTTTCATCCGTAAGACAAGTATTGATGAATTGCCACAACTTTTCAACATTCTGAAAGGCGACATGTCTATTGTTGGTAATCGTCCGCTTCCACTGTATGAAGCAGAGAAACTGACAGCAGATTCCAGCATCGACCGTTTCATGGCTCCTGCAGGACTCACTGGTCTTTGGCAGGTAGAGGAGCGAGGAAAAGGTGGAAACATGTCTGCCGAAGAAAGAAAACAACTTGACATTCTATACGGTCAGACCTACAATTTTGCGCTTGACATGAAAATTATCTGGCGTACATTGTTTGCATTCGTTCAGGCCGAGAACGTTTAA
- a CDS encoding response regulator transcription factor, with amino-acid sequence MKKKILILDDKETIAKVLSIYLMSDYDVQWLPDGLQGVKWLQAGNTPDLIISDIRMPGMRGDDFLEWIKQNELFRHIPVIMLSSEDSTSERIRLLEIGAEDYIVKPFNPMELKIRVKKILPN; translated from the coding sequence ATGAAGAAAAAAATTCTTATTCTTGATGACAAAGAGACAATCGCGAAGGTTCTCTCCATCTACTTGATGAGTGACTATGACGTTCAATGGTTGCCCGATGGTCTTCAAGGAGTTAAATGGCTTCAGGCAGGCAACACCCCCGACCTGATTATATCAGACATTCGTATGCCAGGCATGCGCGGCGACGATTTCCTGGAATGGATTAAGCAGAACGAACTTTTCCGTCACATTCCAGTTATCATGCTCTCAAGTGAAGACTCCACAAGCGAGCGTATCCGCTTGCTAGAGATTGGTGCTGAGGACTACATCGTGAAGCCCTTTAACCCAATGGAGTTGAAGATTAGAGTCAAGAAGATTCTCCCCAATTAA
- a CDS encoding serine/threonine-protein kinase: MTYEEILNANGGYQAKSAKTPFGSIERKLKDGKFREVFVIDSKWSAIPAFRQGLQDDCKFSLHLQSKQQLRYEIVEGDNGILELELEQGSYQTLEQTLETTPALVAQSEFVDGVVEGLLTIMEQLHARSVYHICFSPRNVFIRKGDNMPMLLLHGSAFSGMRNEMSLFEDLDDFIAPELKNDGVATAQSDIYSLGQLILWIFRQGNLPYEYKKVAEKAMQANPQHRFASAEKMMKQLNSLHDKKRSFIMLVAALIISAVCIGLYFELTPQTEEREFIEAAPKTPPVDEYADGYDPEFDEVLVGDSDEVDTLTAEEQKVIDDYMKKAEEIFRKRLAMKADGILSKVYNSESMNASEKTFRATSSAMSEELVKLQNELAEETGISDAAADRIASEVIGHIISEKEKAMTPNVNKE, translated from the coding sequence ATGACCTACGAGGAAATTCTTAATGCCAATGGCGGCTATCAGGCAAAATCAGCTAAAACTCCTTTTGGCTCAATCGAACGTAAATTGAAGGATGGAAAGTTTCGGGAAGTGTTTGTCATTGACTCTAAGTGGTCAGCGATTCCTGCTTTCCGACAAGGACTTCAAGACGATTGCAAGTTCAGTTTGCATCTGCAATCAAAGCAGCAACTTCGTTATGAGATTGTGGAGGGCGATAATGGCATACTGGAACTGGAATTAGAACAGGGTAGTTATCAGACGCTTGAACAGACGCTTGAAACCACTCCTGCACTAGTAGCTCAGTCGGAATTTGTAGATGGGGTCGTTGAAGGGCTGTTAACTATAATGGAGCAGCTACATGCGAGGTCGGTATATCATATATGTTTCTCTCCTCGTAATGTTTTTATTAGAAAAGGCGATAATATGCCGATGTTATTACTTCATGGCTCAGCCTTTAGCGGTATGCGCAATGAAATGAGCTTGTTTGAAGATCTGGATGATTTTATTGCCCCTGAGCTTAAAAATGATGGAGTAGCAACGGCTCAAAGTGATATCTATTCTTTAGGACAACTGATTCTTTGGATTTTCCGTCAGGGAAATCTGCCTTATGAATATAAGAAGGTAGCAGAAAAAGCTATGCAGGCAAATCCTCAACATCGTTTCGCATCGGCAGAAAAGATGATGAAGCAATTGAACAGTCTGCATGACAAGAAGCGCTCTTTCATAATGCTTGTTGCGGCTTTGATTATTTCAGCTGTATGTATTGGATTGTATTTTGAGCTTACTCCCCAAACAGAAGAAAGAGAGTTTATTGAAGCGGCTCCAAAAACACCTCCTGTCGATGAGTATGCTGATGGATATGACCCAGAGTTTGATGAGGTATTAGTAGGTGATAGTGATGAGGTGGATACTCTTACTGCCGAAGAGCAGAAAGTGATTGACGATTATATGAAAAAGGCTGAGGAGATATTCCGTAAGCGCTTGGCAATGAAGGCTGACGGAATACTTTCAAAGGTCTATAATAGTGAAAGTATGAACGCCTCTGAGAAGACTTTCAGGGCAACCAGCTCTGCCATGAGTGAAGAACTCGTAAAACTTCAGAATGAATTGGCTGAAGAAACGGGTATCTCTGATGCTGCGGCTGATCGTATAGCTTCTGAGGTGATAGGGCACATCATCTCTGAGAAAGAAAAAGCAATGACACCAAATGTAAATAAAGAATAA
- a CDS encoding DUF4494 domain-containing protein, producing the protein MRSRTANWFECKIRYEKTMEDGLQKKVVETYVVDALSFTEAEQRIMEEMSSYISGEFEVNDIKRAAYKEIFFSDEELADRWYKTKLQFITIDEKTEKEKRSSVNYLVQAGTLNGAVKNIDEVMGGTMIDYVIASVAETTLMDVFEYKKKEQDDKPEFEG; encoded by the coding sequence ATGAGAAGCAGAACAGCAAATTGGTTTGAATGCAAGATTCGCTATGAGAAAACCATGGAGGATGGCTTGCAGAAGAAAGTCGTAGAAACATACGTGGTTGATGCCCTGTCGTTTACTGAAGCTGAGCAGCGTATTATGGAAGAAATGTCCAGTTATATTAGTGGCGAATTTGAAGTCAACGATATCAAGCGTGCAGCATATAAGGAAATTTTCTTTAGCGACGAAGAATTGGCTGATCGTTGGTATAAGACAAAGTTGCAGTTTATCACTATCGATGAGAAAACGGAAAAAGAAAAACGTTCAAGCGTAAACTATCTGGTTCAGGCTGGAACTTTGAATGGAGCCGTAAAGAATATTGATGAAGTGATGGGCGGCACAATGATTGACTATGTGATTGCCTCTGTAGCTGAGACAACACTTATGGATGTGTTTGAGTACAAGAAGAAAGAACAGGACGATAAACCTGAGTTCGAAGGATAA
- a CDS encoding YggS family pyridoxal phosphate-dependent enzyme, with the protein MYNVKEKLHEVLSGLPAGVRLVAISKFHPAEYIMAAYEEGQRVFGESHEQEIRQKHEALPKDIEWHFIGHLQTNKVKYIAPYITMIEAVDSLKLLREIQKQAANNDRVIKVLLELHIAEETTKYGLTLDACRELLAGGEWRQMPNVQICGLMMMASNTDDEQQIAHEFQQAASFFDEVKSNYFATDDAFCERSWGMSDDYPIAVQCRSTMVRVGTKIFGPRVY; encoded by the coding sequence ATGTACAACGTTAAAGAAAAATTACACGAGGTGCTTTCCGGACTTCCTGCCGGTGTGCGCCTCGTTGCTATTAGTAAATTCCATCCTGCCGAATATATCATGGCTGCCTATGAAGAGGGGCAACGCGTATTCGGCGAGAGCCACGAGCAAGAAATCCGTCAGAAGCACGAGGCGCTCCCCAAGGATATCGAATGGCATTTCATCGGACATCTGCAGACAAATAAGGTGAAATACATTGCTCCCTATATCACAATGATTGAGGCTGTGGATTCCCTAAAGTTGTTGCGCGAGATTCAGAAGCAGGCTGCCAATAATGATAGGGTGATCAAGGTGCTGCTGGAACTGCACATCGCTGAGGAAACTACAAAATATGGACTTACTCTTGATGCTTGCCGTGAACTGCTGGCAGGCGGCGAATGGCGACAAATGCCGAATGTTCAGATTTGTGGTCTTATGATGATGGCTTCGAATACCGATGATGAACAACAAATTGCTCATGAGTTTCAGCAGGCTGCATCTTTCTTTGATGAGGTTAAATCTAATTATTTCGCCACCGATGATGCTTTCTGTGAACGCTCATGGGGCATGAGTGATGATTATCCTATTGCTGTTCAATGTCGAAGTACTATGGTTCGAGTAGGAACAAAGATATTCGGTCCAAGAGTTTATTGA